A stretch of Coturnix japonica isolate 7356 chromosome 11, Coturnix japonica 2.1, whole genome shotgun sequence DNA encodes these proteins:
- the LOC107319112 gene encoding uromodulin-like precursor (The RefSeq protein has 3 substitutions compared to this genomic sequence), translating to MEGTVTYLLLFSALRLAGCVGNKSELVSPHSSRGRFTLRAKRSSDACMPNPCQHHGSCQVIKDRPICSCKPGFTGAFCQDVVLKLACEEEHMKMMVRKEVFEQLKIPRELVHLKNQACKVSEREEEGELFFAATLTGENHTACGSIIQQNNSHVSYSNIIETAKEAHRGVISRSFQLEVHFSCVYAYEQVVKMPFALTPVDKLVQFLVREGHFNVSMRLYKTASYLEPYHLPTAAVPITDTLYVMLKIEGQHQLRYFLLSVEGCWATPSADPYQDVRHELIEQGCPHDETVTYLNAVGESTTAKFSFQMFQFVGYPEVFLHCRVRLCLPDGPEPCAKQCPTLWRSKRALADDYNKIVSYGPIHLLAAPSLEVESHHPRADQQELKGPGLWLPRILILLCVLGVLTVVAAAAAVSIRRRMV from the exons ATG GAAGGGACTGTGACatatttgctgctgttctctgcccTGCGCCTGGCTGGCTGTGAAGGCAACAAGA GTGAGCTGGTAAGCCCGCACAGCTCGAGGGGAAGGTTTACCCTGCGTGCCAAGAGGAGCTCAGATGCCTGCATGCCCAACCCGTGCCAGCACCATGGGAGCTGCCAGGTGATAAAGGACAGACCCATCTGCAGCTGCAAACCTGGCTTCACAGGGGCATTCTGCCAAG ATGTGGTACTGAAGTTGGCCTGTGAGGAAGAGCACATGAAGATGATGGTGAGGAAGGAGGTGTTTGAACAATTGAAAATCCCCCGGGAACTTGTCCACTTGAAGAACCAGGCATGCAAAGTttcagaaagggaagaggagggtGAGCTGTTTTTTGCAGCCACTCTTACAGGTGAAAACCATACTGCCTGTGGATCAGTAATTCAG CAAAACAACTCCCATGTGTCATACTCCAACATCATTGAGACAGCGAAGGAAGCACACAGGGGTGTGATCTCCAGGAGCTTTCAGCTGGAGGTGCATTTCTCCTGTGTCTACGCCTATGAGCAGGTGGTGAAGATGCCATTTGCTCTCACCCCTGTCGACAA GCTGGTACAGTTCTTGGTCAGAGAAGGGCACTTCAACGTCAGCATGAGGCTGTACAAGACCGCATCCTACCTTGAGCCCTACCACCTGCCAACTGCAGCCGTGCCCATCACAGACACACTGTATGTCATGCTGAAGATAGAAGGGCAGCACCAGCTCCGGTACTTCCTTCTGAGTGTAGAGGGCTGCTGGGCCACACCAAGTGCAGATCCCTACCAGGATGTGCGACATGAGCTCATTGAGCAGGG GTGTCCCCATGATGAGACAGTGACATACTTAAATGCCGTTGGAGAGAGCACCACAGCCAAGTTCAGCTTCCAGATGTTTCAGTTTGTAGGGTACCCCGAGGTGTTCCTGCACTGCCGTGTCCGGCTGTGTCTCCCTGATGGCCCTGAGCCCTGTGCCAAG CAATGTCCCACTCTCTGGAGGAGCAAGCGGGCGCTGGCAGATGACTACAATAAAATTGTCTCCTATGGACCCATccacctgctggctgctccttccctggAAGTGGAGAGCCATCATCCCAGGGCTGACCAACAGGAGCTGAAGG GACTCGGCCTGTGGCTCCCCAGGATCCTcatcctgctgtgtgtgcttggTGTGCTCACCGTggttgctgcagctgcagctgtcagcatCAGAAGACGGATGGTGTAG
- the LOC107319112 gene encoding uromodulin-like isoform X2 — protein MGSHVLSAQLFASVCITMVSAAPAEAKQVPQQQEGTVTYLLLFSALRLAGCEGNKSELVSPHSSRGRFTLRAKRSSDACMPNPCQHHGSCQVIKDRPICSCKPGFTGAFCQDVVLKLACEEEHMKMMVRKEVFEQLKIPRELVHLKNQACKVSEREEEGELFFAATLTGENHTACGSVIQQNNSHVSYSNIIETAKEAHRGVISRSFQLEVHFSCVYAYEQVVKMPFALTPVDKLVQFLVREGHFNVSMRLYKTASYLEPYHLPTAAVPITDTLYVMLKIEGQHQLRYFLLSVEGCWATPSADPYQDVRHELIEQGCPHDETVTYLNAVGESTTAKFSFQMFQFVGYPEVFLHCRVRLCLPDGPEPCAKQCPTLWRSKRALADDYNKIVSYGPIHLLAAPSLEVESHHPRADQQELKGLGLWLPRILILLCVLGVLTVVAAAAAVSIRRRMV, from the exons atgggaAGCCATGTACTGAGCGCACAGTTGTTTGCCTCTGTATGTATCACTATGGtatctgctgctcctgctgaggCAAAGCAGGTGCCACAACAGCAG GAAGGGACTGTGACatatttgctgctgttctctgcccTGCGCCTGGCTGGCTGTGAAGGCAACAAGA GTGAGCTGGTAAGCCCGCACAGCTCGAGGGGAAGGTTTACCCTGCGTGCCAAGAGGAGCTCAGATGCCTGCATGCCCAACCCGTGCCAGCACCATGGGAGCTGCCAGGTGATAAAGGACAGACCCATCTGCAGCTGCAAACCTGGCTTCACAGGGGCATTCTGCCAAG ATGTGGTACTGAAGTTGGCCTGTGAGGAAGAGCACATGAAGATGATGGTGAGGAAGGAGGTGTTTGAACAATTGAAAATCCCCCGGGAACTTGTCCACTTGAAGAACCAGGCATGCAAAGTttcagaaagggaagaggagggtGAGCTGTTTTTTGCAGCCACTCTTACAGGTGAAAACCATACTGCCTGTGGATCAGTAATTCAG CAAAACAACTCCCATGTGTCATACTCCAACATCATTGAGACAGCGAAGGAAGCACACAGGGGTGTGATCTCCAGGAGCTTTCAGCTGGAGGTGCATTTCTCCTGTGTCTACGCCTATGAGCAGGTGGTGAAGATGCCATTTGCTCTCACCCCTGTCGACAA GCTGGTACAGTTCTTGGTCAGAGAAGGGCACTTCAACGTCAGCATGAGGCTGTACAAGACCGCATCCTACCTTGAGCCCTACCACCTGCCAACTGCAGCCGTGCCCATCACAGACACACTGTATGTCATGCTGAAGATAGAAGGGCAGCACCAGCTCCGGTACTTCCTTCTGAGTGTAGAGGGCTGCTGGGCCACACCAAGTGCAGATCCCTACCAGGATGTGCGACATGAGCTCATTGAGCAGGG GTGTCCCCATGATGAGACAGTGACATACTTAAATGCCGTTGGAGAGAGCACCACAGCCAAGTTCAGCTTCCAGATGTTTCAGTTTGTAGGGTACCCCGAGGTGTTCCTGCACTGCCGTGTCCGGCTGTGTCTCCCTGATGGCCCTGAGCCCTGTGCCAAG CAATGTCCCACTCTCTGGAGGAGCAAGCGGGCGCTGGCAGATGACTACAATAAAATTGTCTCCTATGGACCCATccacctgctggctgctccttccctggAAGTGGAGAGCCATCATCCCAGGGCTGACCAACAGGAGCTGAAGG GACTCGGCCTGTGGCTCCCCAGGATCCTcatcctgctgtgtgtgcttggTGTGCTCACCGTggttgctgcagctgcagctgtcagcatCAGAAGACGGATGGTGTAG
- the LOC107319112 gene encoding uromodulin-like isoform X3: protein MIGKEGTVTYLLLFSALRLAGCEGNKSELVSPHSSRGRFTLRAKRSSDACMPNPCQHHGSCQVIKDRPICSCKPGFTGAFCQDVVLKLACEEEHMKMMVRKEVFEQLKIPRELVHLKNQACKVSEREEEGELFFAATLTGENHTACGSVIQQNNSHVSYSNIIETAKEAHRGVISRSFQLEVHFSCVYAYEQVVKMPFALTPVDKLVQFLVREGHFNVSMRLYKTASYLEPYHLPTAAVPITDTLYVMLKIEGQHQLRYFLLSVEGCWATPSADPYQDVRHELIEQGCPHDETVTYLNAVGESTTAKFSFQMFQFVGYPEVFLHCRVRLCLPDGPEPCAKQCPTLWRSKRALADDYNKIVSYGPIHLLAAPSLEVESHHPRADQQELKGLGLWLPRILILLCVLGVLTVVAAAAAVSIRRRMV, encoded by the exons ATGATTGGAAAG GAAGGGACTGTGACatatttgctgctgttctctgcccTGCGCCTGGCTGGCTGTGAAGGCAACAAGA GTGAGCTGGTAAGCCCGCACAGCTCGAGGGGAAGGTTTACCCTGCGTGCCAAGAGGAGCTCAGATGCCTGCATGCCCAACCCGTGCCAGCACCATGGGAGCTGCCAGGTGATAAAGGACAGACCCATCTGCAGCTGCAAACCTGGCTTCACAGGGGCATTCTGCCAAG ATGTGGTACTGAAGTTGGCCTGTGAGGAAGAGCACATGAAGATGATGGTGAGGAAGGAGGTGTTTGAACAATTGAAAATCCCCCGGGAACTTGTCCACTTGAAGAACCAGGCATGCAAAGTttcagaaagggaagaggagggtGAGCTGTTTTTTGCAGCCACTCTTACAGGTGAAAACCATACTGCCTGTGGATCAGTAATTCAG CAAAACAACTCCCATGTGTCATACTCCAACATCATTGAGACAGCGAAGGAAGCACACAGGGGTGTGATCTCCAGGAGCTTTCAGCTGGAGGTGCATTTCTCCTGTGTCTACGCCTATGAGCAGGTGGTGAAGATGCCATTTGCTCTCACCCCTGTCGACAA GCTGGTACAGTTCTTGGTCAGAGAAGGGCACTTCAACGTCAGCATGAGGCTGTACAAGACCGCATCCTACCTTGAGCCCTACCACCTGCCAACTGCAGCCGTGCCCATCACAGACACACTGTATGTCATGCTGAAGATAGAAGGGCAGCACCAGCTCCGGTACTTCCTTCTGAGTGTAGAGGGCTGCTGGGCCACACCAAGTGCAGATCCCTACCAGGATGTGCGACATGAGCTCATTGAGCAGGG GTGTCCCCATGATGAGACAGTGACATACTTAAATGCCGTTGGAGAGAGCACCACAGCCAAGTTCAGCTTCCAGATGTTTCAGTTTGTAGGGTACCCCGAGGTGTTCCTGCACTGCCGTGTCCGGCTGTGTCTCCCTGATGGCCCTGAGCCCTGTGCCAAG CAATGTCCCACTCTCTGGAGGAGCAAGCGGGCGCTGGCAGATGACTACAATAAAATTGTCTCCTATGGACCCATccacctgctggctgctccttccctggAAGTGGAGAGCCATCATCCCAGGGCTGACCAACAGGAGCTGAAGG GACTCGGCCTGTGGCTCCCCAGGATCCTcatcctgctgtgtgtgcttggTGTGCTCACCGTggttgctgcagctgcagctgtcagcatCAGAAGACGGATGGTGTAG
- the LOC107319112 gene encoding uromodulin-like isoform X1 — MLLQSKSLERQKEAEKHRDEQLTRLTETPHPALHKQASAPATIMQLPMDPPAGLYLLIPVTDTNVQLTEGTVTYLLLFSALRLAGCEGNKSELVSPHSSRGRFTLRAKRSSDACMPNPCQHHGSCQVIKDRPICSCKPGFTGAFCQDVVLKLACEEEHMKMMVRKEVFEQLKIPRELVHLKNQACKVSEREEEGELFFAATLTGENHTACGSVIQQNNSHVSYSNIIETAKEAHRGVISRSFQLEVHFSCVYAYEQVVKMPFALTPVDKLVQFLVREGHFNVSMRLYKTASYLEPYHLPTAAVPITDTLYVMLKIEGQHQLRYFLLSVEGCWATPSADPYQDVRHELIEQGCPHDETVTYLNAVGESTTAKFSFQMFQFVGYPEVFLHCRVRLCLPDGPEPCAKQCPTLWRSKRALADDYNKIVSYGPIHLLAAPSLEVESHHPRADQQELKGLGLWLPRILILLCVLGVLTVVAAAAAVSIRRRMV; from the exons ATGCTGCTCCAGTCAAAATCCCTTGAGAGGCAGAAGGAGGCAGAGAAACACAG AGATGAACAGCTCACCAGGCTTACAGAAACTCCCCACCCTGCCTTGCACAAACAAGCCTCAGCACCAGCTACAATCATGCAGCTCCCTATGGACCCCCCTGCAGGACTGTATCTGCTCATCCCAGTGACTGACACAAACGTGCAACTTACG GAAGGGACTGTGACatatttgctgctgttctctgcccTGCGCCTGGCTGGCTGTGAAGGCAACAAGA GTGAGCTGGTAAGCCCGCACAGCTCGAGGGGAAGGTTTACCCTGCGTGCCAAGAGGAGCTCAGATGCCTGCATGCCCAACCCGTGCCAGCACCATGGGAGCTGCCAGGTGATAAAGGACAGACCCATCTGCAGCTGCAAACCTGGCTTCACAGGGGCATTCTGCCAAG ATGTGGTACTGAAGTTGGCCTGTGAGGAAGAGCACATGAAGATGATGGTGAGGAAGGAGGTGTTTGAACAATTGAAAATCCCCCGGGAACTTGTCCACTTGAAGAACCAGGCATGCAAAGTttcagaaagggaagaggagggtGAGCTGTTTTTTGCAGCCACTCTTACAGGTGAAAACCATACTGCCTGTGGATCAGTAATTCAG CAAAACAACTCCCATGTGTCATACTCCAACATCATTGAGACAGCGAAGGAAGCACACAGGGGTGTGATCTCCAGGAGCTTTCAGCTGGAGGTGCATTTCTCCTGTGTCTACGCCTATGAGCAGGTGGTGAAGATGCCATTTGCTCTCACCCCTGTCGACAA GCTGGTACAGTTCTTGGTCAGAGAAGGGCACTTCAACGTCAGCATGAGGCTGTACAAGACCGCATCCTACCTTGAGCCCTACCACCTGCCAACTGCAGCCGTGCCCATCACAGACACACTGTATGTCATGCTGAAGATAGAAGGGCAGCACCAGCTCCGGTACTTCCTTCTGAGTGTAGAGGGCTGCTGGGCCACACCAAGTGCAGATCCCTACCAGGATGTGCGACATGAGCTCATTGAGCAGGG GTGTCCCCATGATGAGACAGTGACATACTTAAATGCCGTTGGAGAGAGCACCACAGCCAAGTTCAGCTTCCAGATGTTTCAGTTTGTAGGGTACCCCGAGGTGTTCCTGCACTGCCGTGTCCGGCTGTGTCTCCCTGATGGCCCTGAGCCCTGTGCCAAG CAATGTCCCACTCTCTGGAGGAGCAAGCGGGCGCTGGCAGATGACTACAATAAAATTGTCTCCTATGGACCCATccacctgctggctgctccttccctggAAGTGGAGAGCCATCATCCCAGGGCTGACCAACAGGAGCTGAAGG GACTCGGCCTGTGGCTCCCCAGGATCCTcatcctgctgtgtgtgcttggTGTGCTCACCGTggttgctgcagctgcagctgtcagcatCAGAAGACGGATGGTGTAG